In Erigeron canadensis isolate Cc75 chromosome 8, C_canadensis_v1, whole genome shotgun sequence, the DNA window TATGTGTAATAATGAAAAAGTGTAGGAAACATATATAAGAGATACCTGGACAAATTAATATTTTCCTTTGCATATGTAAAATGTCTTCACATAAGACTTTAGACGTTTTCAACCATAGCTCATTTGGACGAGACACCGATGTTGATAGTAACAGTTGTACAAAAAACTTTCTGAGATATGAAGCTGTTGCCCACGCACTTGCCTCTAAAATAGCATCTACATACTCCTTATCATCATCTAGAAGGCCAAGTTCAAAACATGCCTCTTTGTAAGTTGCACAATCCTTACCATTGACTCTTTTGATTGCTTTAAAACTTGTTGGCCCGACGACATGATTCAAGAGGATTCTGAAGTAGTAGCAATCCCCAAGTGCTGGTGGAACATAACAGATTCTTCCAATGGAACCTGTCGAGTTCGGGAATCTTCGTTTCCACTTCCTTTTCTTCCGTTCCCAAACATAATATTGTGGAATCTCGACATATTTCAAGGTTCTTGCAATGATCAGTGGCATTTAATTCCATCCATTGAAGGAACATGGAATGTTTGACCGTGGGATTAGAAACCACATCACACAAATCGGCCTCGTCATCATAAACTATGCTATGCTCATTTTCACAATGAAAGGGCAACACTTCTACCGGAGGGTATCTATAATGGATATCAAATCCAAAAATTCTCCAGGTGGCTTCAGAAGCGAAGACATACCTTCAAATACATTAAGATAGAGTATTGAATTACAATTCAGCCATATGATAGTTAATATATTTAGAATATCTAATATTCAATTATTTAGAGTATTAATTACAACTAATATTGTATAATATAGGACTTGACATAAGAAAACCATACCTACAATCAAGGTACTTTTTGACTTCATCTTTTGCTTGTTCCATCAGTATTAGTTTGATTAATAGATGATGTGACTCTATCTGGCCCTTTATTGATGTACTTGAACAAATACTTGATTGAACCAGATTGGTTGCACCATTCAACATTAATGTAGCATTGGTATCTTCGAAGAAGTGTAGCATTGTAAGGGACGACAAATCGATTGTCAAGTGGGATCCCATTTTTTTCAATTGTATTTCCTGTATTACGCCACTTATAAACTGGATATCCTTCAGAATCAACACAAGTTTCATCTTGCCATTTCTTTGGCAAATATTTTGAGCATTTTCTTTGCACCATACATGGACAACTTAGATTATCAGTTCCACAAGGTCCATGCATCATGAATTGCTTAACAAGTTCATACAAGACCGGATCTTCCTTTTGATTGGGGATCTCTGCACTAATGACACGGTCCACATCTGATACATTTGGGAACTTGTTTGCGGGAgccaagaacaaacaaatatgaGCATGAGGCAGGCCACGTTTTTGAAATTCGACGGTATAAATCACTGATATAGACAAATTGTTTTAACCAAATTACGAATCAGATTAGTCAAGTATGTAAACTGGATATCATATAGTTTACAATATTCTAACCATAAATCCTATATAAAGTTACCTGCTTGGATTGGACCAAAGAATTCCTCCTTTTGGAAGTCATTTATTATTTCATCCAATTTGATTTTGAACATTCTAGCAAGAATATCAGGCCTGTCTTCGGGTTTAAGATCTTCATCAACTAAACACCTGTAAATCTCCGACCACATCGGATTGCAAGTGACCGTGATGAACAAATCAGGATACCCAACTGACTTGCATATAGCCATAGCATCCAAGTACTTTTGCATCATGTACCTACTCCCTCCGGTAAATGATGATGGTAGTAATATACGCTTGCCAGAAGATGATGCATCGTTATTTCCATTTTCGATATTTTCGGTCAAATTTTTGAAAGTGTCTGTTCtgagttttttttgttgagTTCTAATGTAGTTCAAGCGATCAGACTCTATCATGGTGTAAGCATCAACTAAGAACTGATGAAAAAGTTTCCTCGAATGAAGTAGGAGTGAAAATTCACCTGGTCGATCCTGTATTAGATAACAAAAGAACTCTCGCATAGTAAGCTTTGTTCCGAATTTTTCAGAATCACCTGGAATGCCTCTGTGTTTGATATCTACTCGGTAACCATCTTCAGCATACGGAAAGAGAAGTGGATATTGTAGGGCGAGATAAGAAGGATGCAACTCACTTATTCTTTGAAGACCACCCGAATGTGTTCTCAAAATAATGTCACGTTTATCAAGAACATCAATATCTCCAATTATTAATCCAGCAACTTCTGATGTTGTTGGCAAATTGTATTGCCGACCATCTTGTTTTCTATTGCCAATCAGTTTGAGTTTGAGAGATACTGGTTGCCAATCAGATTCTCTAAAACAGTCTCTTACCATTCTGAACAACTTTACCAGTGGGTTGCAATCATCCAACATCAACTTAATATGTTAATTGTTGACCGGTTGAGGTCGTTTTTTTTTCACACGGTTGCCTTGAGTCCTAGAACTGTACCAATATAGCATATGTTATTTAAAGAATATATACGAAtatcaaatttattttaattaaaattcaaaatcatatataaaggATTAGTAACACTGACCTTATAGCCTTCTCTCTATTCTTTTCCTCATTTTCattatcaattatataaagctGTGAAAATTTGGGAGCATCACCACAAGCTGGCAGCAGACTACCCATTCGATGGAAGTTCTGGCCTTATAGTCTGAAGACGTATGGTCCCTTACCTTTTAGACTGCCTTGGTTTATCTTTCCACCCATCGATGTGAATGAAAACATCATGTTATATGCTCGTATGTTATTCATAAAATTCTTTGCTCTTGGATTGTTACTGGTAAACAAATCCGATAACAAAGGGGGAGGTTTTGGAACTGCAGGGAGTGCTACATCACCAGCCTTGCAACAGAAACTGAATGCACTTTTCTTACCTTCTTGATTACCCCTCGCCATTTCAACTTCCCATAACATAGCATGACACTTTGAGCATTTGTATATTCGGTCACCATGATTTCTATATTCTGTTAAGGACATTATGAAAATAAGTAACAATTATAAAATACATGCATACAAGGAGGGTAAGTACTTTCATTTTACCTCAGGAGATTCCATAACGTTTGACATATGAATCTTCCAATAACTTCTCGTTAATCTCCAAATCTATTCTTGGGATGTCATCTAAATTGTACCTCTTGTGTCTTCGTTTAttggatttatttaaaaaacttcGCTTGAACGTTTATATTTTGATTCGAGTCATTCACCTTCTGTTTTCCTTTGTTATTATGAGTTTTTGCTCCTCCTGTTAGTTTATGATATCCAGGTTTAGGTCTTTAAATTATGATCAATAAAACAACGGAACCGTATAATGTATGAGGGAATacttataaaaatcaaaatttaggtAAAAGCAATATACCTTGGCGTGTGTTGTTGTTCATGGGTGAGCTATTTGAATGCGCAACAGTATTTATAGTTTCTTTATAATGGACATGCACGGGTTTGCTTGTTGATCCTTGCATCCCTATGTTTGTGGATCATTAGTATAtaaggaaaaacaaaaattcacACTCAAGGGAAACATTAACATAAGGGAAATATTAACATTAGTAAACCATACCATCAAAAACGGCTGAAAATGGGCTTGTAGTACCATTAGTAGTATTCAATCATGTTGTAGGTCCTACAATTATGAACAACAACCTTAATTAAGTGAAAGTGGTCTGTTATAAGGCAAAGCATCAACACAAT includes these proteins:
- the LOC122610187 gene encoding uncharacterized protein LOC122610187, with product MVRDCFRESDWQPVSLKLKLIGNRKQDGRQYNLPTTSEVAGLIIGDIDVLDKRDIILRTHSGGLQRISELHPSYLALQYPLLFPYAEDGYRVDIKHRGIPGDSEKFGTKLTMREFFCYLIQDRPGEFSLLLHSRKLFHQFLVDAYTMIESDRLNYIRTQQKKLRTDTFKNLTENIENGNNDASSSGKRILLPSSFTGGSRYMMQKYLDAMAICKSVGYPDLFITVTCNPMWSEIYRCLVDEDLKPEDRPDILARMFKIKLDEIINDFQKEEFFGPIQAVIYTVEFQKRGLPHAHICLFLAPANKFPNVSDVDRVISAEIPNQKEDPVLYELVKQFMMHGPCGTDNLSCPCMVQRKCSKYLPKKWQDETCVDSEGYPVYKWRNTGNTIEKNGIPLDNRFVVPYNATLLRRYQCYINVEWCNQSGSIKYLFKYVFASEATWRIFGFDIHYRYPPVEVLPFHCENEHSIVYDDEADLCDVVSNPTVKHSMFLQWMELNATDHCKNLEICRDSTILCLGTEEKEVETKIPELDRILLNHVVGPTSFKAIKRVNGKDCATYKEACFELGLLDDDKEYVDAILEALELQEQELQNLCLSYIEQLLLSNGSTLKNFPEMPFPGNDYVSSINNRLIRNELLYDQKALLIEHQNLFSSLTVEQKELYQTVIQAVSKDEGGVYFVYGYGGIGKTFLWKTLTAAIRSKGQIVLNVASSGIASLLLTGGRTTHSRFVIQININENSICSIDPNSELAALIKITKLIIWDEEPMIHKHCFEALDKSMRDILRTTQPNREDRVFGRKVVIFGGDFRQILPVIPKG